The genome window CATCAGCATTGCCGCGACATCCATGCTCATGTACCAGAGCGTGACGGCCACCGGCATCAGCAGGAAGGGATGGCGGAAGCGCCAGGCGATGACGGCGGCTGCGGCCAGTGTGCCCAGTTCGAGAAAGATCCAGTGCCACTTGATGTAGCGGTGGTAGTCGCGGTAGGCGGTGTCGTCGGGCCACCAGCCCATCGCCACCTGCAGGCCGTAGATGGCCAGCGGCACCATGGCGACGGCGAACGCCGCGCAGATGCCGGTGGGTACCGGATAGCCCTTGTCTTCAAAACGCAGCGCAAGCTTGAGGCCGACACCCAGGTAGGCGAGCGCGATGAAGAAGATGCCCCAGCCGCCGAAGGTTTCCCAGCCCAGCGTCATGAACAGGCTCATGGCACCGATGGCGATCAGTCCGCCCAGGTAGTAGAGCACATGGGTGAAGTCGAAACGCGCTCCGGCGTGGGGTTGATTGCGCAGGAACGACCATAGCGCGTCGGCCTGCTCGGTGCTGATGATCGCTTGCCGGACGGCGGCGTCGAGGTGTTCGCGGGTGAGTTTCACTGGAACGTCCTTGTGTTGAACCGAGGGTGTTGATTCACGGGCGTTGCAAGCCGATCTCGACGCCGTCGCGTTGCGCCTTGCCGACCAGTGTTTCGATCAGCTGCAAGGCAAAATCCATGGCGGTTCCCGGTCCGCGCGAGGTGATCACCTTGCCGTCGCAGACTACGGGGTCGTCGCTCAGATGTGCGCCACCCCCACCCACCGACGCCAGTGCGCCGGGGTAGCTGGTCGCCGTCTTGCCCTGCAGCAGACCCGCCTTGGCCAAAACCTTGGGCGCAGCGCAGATGGCGGCGGTGAACTGGCCGTCGGCGGCCATGCGCTGCAGCAGATCGAGGATGCGTCCGTCCTGACCGAGGCGCTCGGCACCCGGCCCACCGCCGGGTAGCACGACCATATCGAAGGTTTCATTCATCACGGCATCGAGCGTGGTGTCGGGCACCAGCACAACGCCGCGACTGGCGGTTACCGCGCCGTCGTCAAGGCCGGCGCATACAACTTCGATCCCTGCGCGGCGCAGCAGATCGATGACGGTAACGGCTTCGAGCTCTTCGCAACCTTCGGCGAGGGGGATGAGGACGCGTGCCATAGTCGACCTTCGTTCTGTTGGAGGGTGATGATGTCAGAGAGGGATACCAGTTTCACGCCGTGGCGCTGCACGAGATCGGGCAGGTGTTCTTCGAGCAGTTCCAGCGTCGCAGGATAGGGATGACCGATTCCAACGGCCGTACCAGTGCGTTTGGCGACGGCGATCAGGCGTTCG of Pseudomonadota bacterium contains these proteins:
- a CDS encoding DUF2157 domain-containing protein, translated to MKLTREHLDAAVRQAIISTEQADALWSFLRNQPHAGARFDFTHVLYYLGGLIAIGAMSLFMTLGWETFGGWGIFFIALAYLGVGLKLALRFEDKGYPVPTGICAAFAVAMVPLAIYGLQVAMGWWPDDTAYRDYHRYIKWHWIFLELGTLAAAAVIAWRFRHPFLLMPVAVTLWYMSMDVAAMLMVEAGYDWQFRAFVSLWFGLAMTLFAFWIDLRSRHATRGDYAFWLYLFGVLTFWGGLSAQHSDSELNKFLYFCINLALIGIGAVLIRRVFVVFGALGCAAYLGHLANRVFADSWLFPIVLSAIGLGIIYLGILWQRNEKRLSGRLRGHLPQPLQELLASRME
- a CDS encoding DJ-1/PfpI family protein: MARVLIPLAEGCEELEAVTVIDLLRRAGIEVVCAGLDDGAVTASRGVVLVPDTTLDAVMNETFDMVVLPGGGPGAERLGQDGRILDLLQRMAADGQFTAAICAAPKVLAKAGLLQGKTATSYPGALASVGGGGAHLSDDPVVCDGKVITSRGPGTAMDFALQLIETLVGKAQRDGVEIGLQRP